The following are from one region of the Hymenobacter radiodurans genome:
- a CDS encoding sulfite exporter TauE/SafE family protein has translation MTLTLALLCLFAFLAGFVDSMVGGGGLIQLPAMLLLLKGVPVPVILGTGKVSSLAGTATALWRYSGRVPMPWRSVGAAAIMAGLFSFAGARVVSLLPSELLRPLVLGLLVVIAAYTFWRKDFGAIHAPRLTPSREMLYGVLVGAILGFYDGFFGPGTGSLLLFAFVGLFGYDFLTASASAKLVNVATNLTSLLYFAFTDQILYHIALPMAACNMLGSTLGARMALKKGTGFVRVLFLVVVCGIILKLAYDTFG, from the coding sequence ATGACCCTCACCCTGGCCTTGTTGTGTTTATTTGCCTTTCTGGCTGGTTTCGTAGATTCGATGGTGGGCGGTGGCGGCCTGATTCAGCTGCCAGCTATGTTGCTGCTGCTCAAAGGCGTACCCGTGCCCGTTATACTTGGAACGGGCAAAGTGTCGTCGTTGGCGGGCACGGCCACGGCTTTATGGCGCTACTCGGGGCGGGTGCCGATGCCGTGGCGCAGCGTGGGGGCGGCGGCAATTATGGCCGGCTTGTTTTCCTTCGCCGGCGCGCGGGTGGTAAGTCTGCTGCCCAGCGAACTGCTACGGCCACTGGTGCTGGGCCTGCTGGTCGTGATTGCCGCGTACACGTTCTGGCGCAAAGATTTTGGGGCCATTCACGCCCCCCGGCTCACGCCCAGCCGCGAAATGCTTTATGGCGTGCTGGTAGGCGCGATCTTAGGGTTTTACGACGGCTTTTTTGGGCCCGGCACAGGCAGCTTGCTGCTCTTTGCCTTCGTAGGGTTGTTTGGCTACGACTTTCTTACCGCTTCGGCCTCGGCCAAACTTGTTAATGTGGCCACCAACCTCACCAGCCTATTGTACTTCGCCTTCACTGACCAGATTCTCTATCACATTGCGCTGCCCATGGCCGCCTGCAATATGCTGGGCTCTACGCTCGGCGCCCGCATGGCGTTAAAAAAAGGTACCGGCTTTGTACGCGTGCTATTTCTGGTAGTGGTCTGCGGGATAATTCTGAAGCTGGCGTACGATACGTTTGGCTAA
- a CDS encoding MFS transporter, which translates to MTDSLTQRTKVLTLAGVLLALFLGSLDQTIVATALPRIVGDLHGLDRFTWVATAYLVASTALVPIYGKLADMYSRRTIEVTAVLVFLFGSALCGLAGEFGTLPLLGDGMSQLIIFRAIQGLGGAGLFAMAFIIIADLFPPAERGKYQGFVGATFGLSSVLGPFLGGLLTDHGDGLLPGVEGWRLVFYVNIPLGALALWFILSRMPALRPRGEQQPLDYLAAILLMLGLGPLVIALQLNKAVYGWTSPTTLGLFALALAALTLFVVRSRRATNPILDFSLFDNKVFRTANLALFLLGGLF; encoded by the coding sequence ATGACTGACTCGCTTACCCAACGTACCAAAGTGCTGACTTTGGCCGGTGTGCTGCTGGCTCTTTTCCTGGGCTCCCTCGACCAAACTATTGTGGCCACGGCCCTGCCGCGCATCGTAGGCGACCTGCACGGCCTCGATCGTTTTACGTGGGTTGCCACCGCTTATTTAGTGGCTAGCACGGCGCTGGTGCCCATTTATGGCAAGCTGGCCGATATGTACTCGCGGCGCACTATCGAGGTCACGGCGGTTCTGGTGTTCTTGTTTGGCTCGGCATTGTGCGGACTGGCGGGCGAGTTTGGCACCTTGCCCCTCCTCGGCGACGGCATGAGTCAGCTAATCATCTTTAGGGCCATTCAGGGACTGGGCGGTGCCGGACTGTTTGCCATGGCATTCATTATTATAGCCGACCTGTTTCCCCCCGCCGAGCGCGGCAAATACCAGGGATTTGTGGGAGCAACATTTGGCTTGTCGTCGGTGCTGGGGCCCTTTCTGGGGGGCCTTTTAACCGACCACGGCGACGGCCTGCTGCCGGGCGTAGAAGGCTGGCGCCTGGTTTTTTATGTCAACATCCCGCTGGGTGCCCTGGCCTTGTGGTTTATCCTGTCGCGGATGCCGGCCTTACGCCCCCGTGGCGAGCAGCAGCCCCTCGACTATCTGGCCGCCATACTGCTGATGCTGGGACTGGGGCCGTTGGTAATAGCGTTGCAGCTGAATAAAGCCGTGTACGGCTGGACTTCGCCTACTACGCTGGGCCTTTTTGCCTTGGCCCTGGCGGCGCTTACGCTGTTCGTGGTCCGGTCACGCCGCGCCACCAACCCCATTCTCGACTTCTCGCTCTTCGATAACAAGGTATTTCGGACGGCCAATCTGGCGCTGTTTCTTCTCGGGGGGCTTTTTTGA
- a CDS encoding TonB-dependent receptor, with amino-acid sequence MRCSTLPIILITTLMAPLAGYSQQNLTASIAPVSATATDEPEKIRSYVTGKVLTVDGQPVEQAGILVKNSTMGTSTNADGRFRLPLPAGSYTLVVSYLGVGRQEIEVSLGADQTLNLPPITLSQSAQQLSEVKVTATRTMNEQPVTVGKMPVRPLDLPQSVVTINKEVLEQQQVLRVSEVLQNVSGVYVMGATGGTQEEIAGRGFAFNSNNTFKNGVRYNNGVMPEISGLERFEILKGSAAILYGNVAAGGVINLVTKKPQFQSGGQIGMRVGSYNFYKPSLDVYGAINNSEHVAFRLNSSYENARSFRDGVKGERFYVNPSVLVKLGEKTDILIEGDYLNDNRTPDYGIGAINYEIADVPRSRFLNTDWANNETTQKSATLTLTHRLNQNWQVRTTAGYQHYDNNLLSASRPTGIRPNGNLLRNVQRTSATEGYMLGQVDLMGKFATGSLNHTLLVGVDGDQYDSRNVSYVTAAYDSINVFDPNRVVAQPRVRADITNLTRNQRTTGGTRRGGVYAQDLLSISEKLKVLAGLRWTYQETPSDVLTYRTDVTTKTRRFDEAWSPRLGIVYQPIQTMSLFSSYSNSFTINSGLDVTGTALKPSTLDQYEVGIKNDLFQGLLSANVTAYQIVNSNLAQTVLPDAPNFNKDYPTAQELAGEVTSRGVEVDILSKPYQGWSFIAGYSYNQTKYTKSTIYEVGSLLRYNPNHTANASVFYTFDNESALKGLNAGFVATYIGERQAGRSTRRTVENDAYRLIPLKAYPLFDLSVGYTLDRVSLRLKASNLLDAYNYNAHDDNSINPINPRQFSGTLSYQL; translated from the coding sequence ATGCGCTGCTCTACCCTACCAATTATCCTGATAACCACGCTAATGGCTCCATTAGCAGGTTATAGCCAGCAAAATCTTACCGCCTCCATCGCACCTGTATCAGCAACTGCCACGGACGAGCCGGAGAAAATTCGGAGCTATGTAACTGGCAAGGTGCTGACGGTGGATGGGCAACCCGTAGAGCAGGCGGGAATTTTGGTGAAGAACTCGACCATGGGCACCAGCACCAACGCCGATGGCCGGTTTCGGCTCCCGCTCCCAGCGGGCAGCTATACCTTGGTTGTTAGCTATTTGGGCGTAGGTCGGCAGGAGATTGAGGTGAGCCTGGGCGCAGATCAGACGCTGAATTTGCCCCCCATCACGCTTTCCCAGAGCGCCCAGCAGCTTTCGGAAGTAAAGGTAACGGCTACTCGCACCATGAATGAGCAGCCCGTGACCGTAGGCAAGATGCCCGTTCGCCCGCTTGATCTGCCCCAGAGCGTTGTCACGATTAACAAGGAAGTGCTGGAGCAGCAGCAGGTACTCCGCGTAAGCGAGGTGCTGCAAAACGTGAGCGGCGTGTACGTGATGGGCGCTACGGGCGGCACGCAGGAAGAGATTGCCGGTCGTGGATTCGCCTTCAACAGCAATAACACCTTCAAGAACGGCGTGCGCTACAACAACGGCGTGATGCCTGAGATAAGCGGCCTGGAGCGGTTCGAGATCTTGAAAGGCAGCGCCGCCATCCTCTATGGCAACGTGGCCGCGGGTGGCGTGATCAACCTGGTGACCAAGAAGCCCCAATTTCAGTCTGGGGGGCAAATTGGGATGCGCGTGGGCAGCTACAACTTCTACAAGCCCTCGCTCGACGTGTACGGCGCCATCAACAACAGTGAGCATGTGGCCTTCCGCCTGAATTCCAGCTACGAAAACGCCCGGAGCTTTCGCGATGGCGTGAAAGGCGAGCGTTTTTACGTGAATCCTTCGGTGCTGGTAAAGCTGGGCGAGAAAACGGATATCCTGATTGAGGGTGATTACCTCAATGACAACCGCACACCTGATTACGGCATCGGCGCCATCAACTATGAAATAGCCGACGTGCCACGCAGCCGCTTCCTAAATACGGATTGGGCCAACAACGAGACAACGCAGAAAAGCGCTACACTCACGCTCACGCACCGCCTGAACCAGAACTGGCAGGTGCGCACCACCGCCGGCTATCAGCACTACGACAACAACTTGCTCAGCGCGTCGCGCCCCACGGGTATTCGGCCCAACGGCAATCTGTTACGTAACGTGCAGCGCACCAGCGCCACTGAGGGCTACATGCTCGGTCAGGTGGATCTGATGGGCAAATTTGCGACGGGCTCCTTGAACCACACGCTACTGGTGGGCGTCGATGGCGACCAGTATGACAGCCGCAACGTGTCGTACGTGACGGCGGCTTACGATTCCATCAACGTGTTCGATCCGAACCGGGTAGTGGCTCAGCCCCGCGTACGGGCCGATATCACGAACCTAACCCGCAACCAGCGCACCACCGGCGGCACCCGGCGCGGCGGCGTGTATGCTCAGGACTTGCTGAGCATCAGTGAGAAGCTAAAGGTGTTGGCCGGTTTGCGTTGGACCTACCAGGAAACGCCCAGCGACGTACTAACCTATCGTACGGACGTGACAACCAAGACCCGTCGCTTCGACGAGGCGTGGTCGCCGCGCTTGGGCATCGTGTACCAGCCCATCCAGACGATGTCGCTGTTCTCCTCCTACTCCAACTCCTTCACCATCAACAGTGGGCTCGATGTCACGGGTACGGCCCTTAAGCCCTCTACCCTGGACCAGTATGAGGTTGGTATCAAGAACGACCTGTTTCAGGGCCTGCTGTCGGCCAACGTAACGGCTTATCAGATTGTGAACAGCAACCTGGCCCAGACGGTGCTGCCCGACGCGCCAAATTTCAACAAGGATTATCCTACAGCGCAGGAGCTGGCCGGTGAAGTGACCAGCCGAGGCGTGGAAGTGGATATCCTGAGCAAGCCGTACCAAGGCTGGTCTTTCATCGCCGGCTACAGCTACAACCAAACGAAGTACACCAAGAGCACCATTTATGAGGTTGGCAGCCTGCTACGCTACAACCCGAATCATACGGCCAACGCGAGCGTGTTCTACACTTTCGACAATGAGTCGGCCCTGAAAGGCTTGAACGCAGGCTTCGTAGCTACCTATATTGGGGAGCGGCAGGCGGGGCGCTCCACCCGTCGCACGGTCGAGAACGACGCCTACCGCCTCATTCCCCTAAAAGCGTACCCTCTATTTGATCTCTCCGTTGGATACACCCTCGACCGCGTAAGTCTGCGTCTGAAAGCTTCCAACCTGCTGGACGCCTACAATTACAACGCCCACGACGACAATAGCATCAACCCAATTAACCCGCGCCAGTTCTCTGGCACCCTTTCCTACCAATTGTAG
- a CDS encoding LLM class flavin-dependent oxidoreductase: MTNTLRLSVLDQSPVRQGGTARQALEETIQLARLTDQLGYTRFWVSEHHNTGTLAGSAPEVLLGRLGAETQHIRLGSGGVMLPHYSALKVAENFRLLETLYPGRIDLGIGRAPGTDRLTAHVLNPQNTFRDEDFVDQLMDLRGFLRDEVVPNTVHEKVKAAPFATTMPELWLLSSSGQSGLFAAHLGASFSFAHFINPVGGPDMVRLYKERFRPSEELAAPRATVALFVLCADTEAKATELAETLALQMLKLETGDRTSIGSYDTVRNYPLTPELRARLTYHRQRMVSGTPDQVHAQLTVLATSYGVEEITAVTITYDFADRLRSYELLAEVFELAPIAQAHA, from the coding sequence ATGACCAATACACTTCGCCTCAGCGTCCTCGACCAGTCTCCCGTTCGGCAGGGCGGCACGGCACGCCAGGCGCTTGAAGAAACGATACAACTGGCCCGCCTCACCGATCAATTGGGCTACACGCGCTTTTGGGTGTCGGAGCATCATAACACCGGTACGTTGGCCGGCTCGGCGCCTGAGGTACTTCTTGGACGCTTAGGGGCCGAAACGCAGCACATCCGTCTGGGCTCGGGTGGCGTAATGTTGCCCCATTATAGCGCCCTGAAGGTGGCCGAAAACTTCCGCCTGCTCGAAACGCTCTACCCCGGCCGCATTGACTTAGGCATCGGCCGCGCGCCCGGCACCGACCGCCTCACAGCCCATGTGCTTAACCCTCAGAATACTTTCCGCGACGAGGACTTTGTCGACCAGCTCATGGATCTGCGGGGTTTCCTGCGCGATGAGGTTGTTCCTAATACCGTCCACGAAAAGGTGAAGGCGGCGCCCTTCGCCACCACTATGCCGGAGTTGTGGCTGCTCAGTTCCAGCGGGCAAAGCGGTCTGTTTGCGGCTCATCTGGGGGCTTCTTTTTCGTTTGCCCATTTCATAAATCCCGTCGGGGGGCCTGATATGGTACGGCTGTACAAGGAGCGGTTCCGGCCGTCGGAGGAGCTGGCCGCGCCACGCGCTACGGTGGCCCTTTTTGTACTGTGCGCCGATACGGAAGCGAAGGCAACCGAACTAGCCGAAACACTGGCCCTGCAAATGCTGAAGCTCGAAACCGGCGACCGGACCTCCATTGGTTCGTACGATACCGTGCGCAACTACCCGCTCACGCCCGAGTTGCGTGCTCGCCTCACCTATCACCGGCAACGCATGGTAAGCGGCACCCCTGACCAAGTACATGCCCAACTCACTGTTCTGGCAACCTCTTATGGAGTAGAGGAAATCACAGCCGTAACCATTACCTATGACTTCGCTGACCGGCTTCGCTCCTATGAATTGTTGGCCGAAGTTTTCGAACTGGCCCCCATAGCTCAAGCGCACGCGTAG
- a CDS encoding MFS transporter — MSIIIFEPLFMVNVLGTTATQAGVSLIPLSLGVVTGSMLAGQMVSRFGHYKRWMLGGGVVLMIGLSLLATMSADVTYYEVLFYVVLCGLGLGPSMPLYTLAVQNAIEPRLLGQATSASQFFRQIGGAVAAAGLGAVLSISLAQALPATVNAPVAATEVSVTEGPNLPPGLAQVAGSPTPAIRVAFTHAISRIYLCTLLLVMAGWVVTLFIPELPLRKSNAISQPVAVAAE, encoded by the coding sequence TTGAGCATCATTATTTTTGAGCCCCTGTTTATGGTGAATGTGCTGGGCACCACTGCTACGCAGGCCGGCGTAAGCCTTATTCCGCTTTCGTTGGGGGTAGTAACTGGCTCTATGCTAGCGGGCCAAATGGTGTCGCGCTTTGGTCACTATAAGCGCTGGATGCTGGGCGGCGGCGTAGTGCTGATGATCGGGCTTAGCCTGCTGGCCACTATGTCTGCCGATGTAACCTATTATGAGGTATTGTTTTACGTAGTGCTCTGTGGCCTGGGCCTCGGGCCGAGCATGCCTCTTTACACACTGGCCGTACAGAATGCCATTGAGCCCCGTTTGTTGGGTCAGGCCACTTCAGCTAGCCAGTTTTTCCGGCAGATTGGCGGGGCTGTAGCCGCCGCCGGACTTGGCGCGGTACTCAGTATAAGTTTGGCGCAGGCGCTGCCCGCTACGGTTAATGCGCCAGTTGCTGCCACAGAAGTTAGCGTCACGGAAGGCCCTAATTTGCCCCCCGGCTTGGCGCAAGTTGCGGGCAGCCCTACTCCCGCCATTCGGGTAGCATTTACCCATGCTATTTCGCGTATTTATCTCTGCACCTTATTACTGGTAATGGCGGGCTGGGTAGTGACTTTATTTATTCCGGAGCTGCCGCTGCGCAAGAGCAACGCCATCAGCCAACCCGTGGCCGTGGCCGCCGAGTAG
- a CDS encoding PepSY-associated TM helix domain-containing protein produces the protein MKVFFRTIHLYLSLASGLVIAILCLTGAVLVFEKELEQAWHSERYFVEAPATQPRLSLQQITQAVQASVPDAKVTGMKVYADPLRTVEVSLAGDKPGKEGATAQAGPAGNAGGPKAGEKPKGGGEGGGGPKYFVNPYSGQVIGPYVYRDTFFYTMFALHRGMVAGAVGKFVVGVSTLFFLFIIGTGVVLWWPATGKVLRQRLSVKWDASWKRLNHDLHIVLGFYSALFLFVFAFTGLAWSFEWFNKGIFTLTNSEMKSPEPPKSVVATAGARLTYDAAYDIARQQMPTAQNFSIQLPKDSAEAVRVAMLPKNAPHESANDELYLDQYNGQVLGKLAFEDRNLGQRVRRTFKPVHTGSIYGLPSKIIALIVCVLGFTFPITGVILWLNRLKKEKKKKQKQLAAIA, from the coding sequence ATGAAGGTATTTTTTCGCACGATTCACCTCTATCTCAGTCTGGCTTCGGGGCTGGTCATTGCCATACTGTGCCTTACTGGGGCCGTACTGGTTTTTGAAAAAGAACTGGAGCAAGCTTGGCACTCGGAGCGCTATTTTGTGGAGGCACCCGCTACTCAGCCTCGTCTTTCTCTTCAGCAGATAACCCAGGCAGTACAAGCCTCGGTGCCTGACGCTAAGGTAACGGGCATGAAGGTATATGCCGACCCTCTGCGCACGGTGGAGGTAAGCCTGGCGGGTGACAAGCCCGGCAAGGAAGGTGCAACGGCGCAAGCGGGCCCAGCTGGTAATGCCGGAGGACCCAAGGCAGGCGAAAAGCCTAAAGGCGGCGGGGAAGGTGGTGGCGGCCCCAAGTACTTTGTCAATCCGTATTCGGGGCAGGTAATCGGCCCATACGTCTACCGCGACACCTTTTTCTACACCATGTTTGCCCTGCACCGGGGCATGGTAGCCGGCGCGGTGGGCAAATTTGTTGTTGGTGTAAGCACCTTATTTTTTCTATTTATTATCGGGACTGGGGTAGTGTTGTGGTGGCCTGCTACGGGCAAGGTGCTACGCCAGCGTCTCTCCGTCAAGTGGGATGCTAGCTGGAAGCGCCTCAACCATGATCTACACATTGTACTTGGTTTTTATAGCGCCCTATTCCTGTTTGTCTTTGCTTTTACGGGCTTGGCTTGGTCGTTTGAGTGGTTCAACAAGGGCATCTTCACGCTCACCAACTCGGAGATGAAGAGTCCCGAGCCACCAAAGTCTGTAGTGGCTACCGCTGGTGCGCGCCTGACCTATGACGCGGCCTACGACATAGCGAGACAGCAAATGCCTACGGCTCAAAATTTCAGCATTCAATTGCCCAAAGATTCAGCCGAGGCAGTACGCGTGGCCATGCTGCCGAAAAATGCCCCCCACGAGTCAGCCAATGATGAACTATACCTAGATCAGTACAATGGTCAGGTTTTAGGAAAGCTTGCCTTTGAAGATCGTAACCTAGGACAGCGGGTACGACGCACCTTTAAGCCAGTTCACACAGGATCCATTTACGGATTACCCTCCAAAATAATTGCCTTGATCGTGTGTGTGCTGGGGTTCACATTCCCTATTACCGGCGTTATTCTCTGGCTCAACAGATTGAAAAAAGAGAAAAAGAAGAAGCAGAAACAGTTAGCTGCAATTGCTTAG